A region of the Drosophila subpulchrella strain 33 F10 #4 breed RU33 chromosome 3L, RU_Dsub_v1.1 Primary Assembly, whole genome shotgun sequence genome:
TTTAGCAAAATGATTAACAGAAACTATTCAGTTTTTATGCCATTTCTTTTATACACAgctaatttttaaaattgccAATACAAGACCTTAAAAGTTTTAAtgctttaaaattaataacacTTCAAAAAACGTGAAATAGATTAGGGGAATTAAAAGATATTCATGGATTTTTTTatcttaaatacatttttatggcCTCACTCTGTTGGGTCAGCGGAATTCCAAAAGCATTCCAGCTAAGCCTCATCCCGAAATCCCAAACTCAATTTGGTCCTAACAATTGCAAAATTAATAAGCCCTAAAGTGTGAAACAACTtttcgtttttcttttttaattgtGGGGATTTTGGGGGAGAAAGAGGCTTTCAGTTTCTTTTTTCTTCTGATAGACCACACGCAAATTAGGCTCaaacaaaatgaaaagaaaagcCAAGAAAAGCGAATGCTGATTGTCGTCTAttcagtttattttttatcgtttattatattttttggggCTGTGGATAAAAACGAAGTCTAGCACTCACGCACAAAGTCAATTAGGCAAAGCTTCGCTGGCAACAAAGTGAAAACAATTCGCATTTAAATTTGCTCATTCTTAGAAAATTTTGCCGCGGAATGGGCGTACAGATGGGTGGTGTGATTTGGTGGGCGGGGCTGTGTGTAAGTTGCCGTAAAATACGTGCATATTATGGCGCTTATCTAGGAACAAACACGCCCAGGACTCCATTTCCCGGCCTGGACCCACGGATGAGGACTGCTCCTTGATGACGATTCCTGTCTCGCTTTTCTCTGCTTTTTGTTAGGGGAATTGAATGGGATTGTTGGTGGTCGTATTGTgtgcatttgtttttatgcGAATGTGCCAGTGACAAACcagccacatccacatccccatccacatccacatcctccACCACTTCAAACACTTCGCACCCGCCTAAGCAAGACATCCTTCCTTAAACGTTTCTTGCCTGCCAAATGTTGCCATCGCATGCACGCAAAAAAATAACTATAgattttacttatttatttattaaataaaaaaaaaggtattACAAAAATGTATTCGACTTAAGCgctttgttttaaaaatgtaacacTGTTTTTTACCATCTAATATGtaaggtttttatttttaatgtttaaaaCCAGGTTGAAAAGGTTTTTTTCTGCTaggcaaaattttttattgcagtTTCTAGATATTTTTCACAGTGTATTTATGATTCTATGGGACTTGGTTGTGCTGGGTTTGAGTGTGGTTTTATGTGTGCATTGTATTGGCCTGGCATAATAGACACATTTAATTTTACTATTATGCCTTTTTGTTGTCATCGCATTCGTATAATAAACCGTTTTCCTTCGTTTTCAAGTTTCTGTTTTGGGGGCAGTGAAATCCCCATTCTATTTGGTATATCATTTTGTCAGtcatttatttgattttcaaCAAATAAGACTACTAAAATTCTTGTGTGTTTGTGTATGACATAATTAGAAATGATCAAGTAGGAATGTTAAATAGATATGTCTTATTTaacttaaatcaattttaaatgtattatttggAACTTATGGTAATTACTTTACTTACAACTTATGTTTTGGTGTTTAATAAATCTATTTTTTAACAAGCCTTTAgatgtataaatatataatattttctgaAGAAGAAACACAAATTACTAAATATAAAACccaatatttattaatatagaatatatttttataaaatttgaaGGAATATTTGTGTATTAATATATATGTGCTTTTCTACGCTTAGTTATCATTTTATTCGTATTACCATATATAATCAGGAATTCGTGCGTGCTTGGAAAACTATATTGATATGAAACCCTCTCCTTCATAATCGTGCGTTCCTATGAGCAATTAAGAAGTTTAGGCACTTAGCATATATAATCGCATAATAGTTTCAGGCCTGGTGATGAAAGATTATCACATCCTTCAGAGTTTCGGCCAGGACAGGGACAGACACCCCATCAAACTCCAGCTCCGATCCAGTCCAAGCAGTGAGTTCCACAAGTAATTGAAGTTTGAGGCCATCTCTGGTCCCCCTTGGCAATAAAAGATGTGGGGGAAACCGGTTGGAACTTGTTACATCTGCTAATGGGAAATCGGCTTCATAGAGTTCGCTTAGAGTGGGTCCAGTATTGGCTGATGGAAAGAGGCGTTCTATTTGATTTTTACCCTTTTTTAGAGAACATTTAAAGCTGTCCAGGTGTAAACGCGTTCCCAATTGATTTGGTAGAGTAAAATACATCCTTGTTTGAAAAGTCATATCAACTGGAGCCATTATATCCAGACTAATACTAAATGGATCATGATTAAGACGACGTTGTCTGGCCACCAAATGACGACGCAGAAATTGTAAATTATTTCGATGCGACTGCAGCAGTTGCTGgtcaattaaatttatgagATCTATGTCAACTTTCTCCTCATAAGTCACAAGGCGACTCACATTAGTATTAAGAATTTTTGGGGACACCATTCCCTCTTCAACTTTAGATAAATCCTGATGTTCATAACTCTTTAACATTTCATTTAAGCGAAATAGCAGCGATCGATAGATGGGATCTCTAAGGTTAGCCGTCGCTAAGCCCAACATGTTGGGTTGATTTAAGCCTTGTCCATTCACAGCCAGGCTTAATTGGCGACAAATATGAAGGTAGTTAGTAGCTACCATTTGACCCGCTATAGATAAATTATCCGAAGTATGGTTATTATGTTTCACTGCCAGGTCAATTTCGTTTCTTAGGTCTTCCAATGTCAAGTCTAAGATGCGTTTAACAGCTTTGGCATTTAGGGAGGTACCTTTATATGGAACCCCACCAGTTGTCATCAGGGGCGGATCTATCAGATCCATGGATTTCTCTCCTGTTGCCAAATCTTCCATAGTCAAGGCACCCACAAATTGTTGAAGGTTGTGTAGATAATATTGCGAGTCATATGGTCTCATTGCCACATTATTTATATAGTTGTCTTCGTCGAAGGATCCTCGAAAAGCCACCAAGCGATCGCCATCTATGATAATGGGTTCGTTTATCCGCTCCTTTCCTTCTTCTATTGCTATAACCAGGCGATTTATCAGATTGCTCCAGTGTAAGTTAAGTTCCAAGTCCAGACTTAGGTGTGCCAACTGTCTTTCGTTATCAATGATCAGGGGTTCCGTAGGCAAGGGTTCCTCTGGGGTCCAAGGTTGACTGGGATTGAAATGTCCCAAAAGGATATCCTTCCATCTTCGTTTCGGCGTGACTATCCTGATGGGAGTCAATTGATGCCAGGCAATTTCCTGGGCCGCCAGGATCACCTCCTTCTCGAAATAGAGCTGTGGTAGGACCTCATACATGGCTGGCACTCGCAAATCTTTGGTGTCCTCTCTGTCACCCACTGCCATCTGCAGGGCGTTTACAAAGAGCAGGGGATGAAAGTGCATCCTGGCATAGCAGGCGTTTCGCTGGAAGGAATACCAATCCTTGGCCATGGTCAAAAAACGATAGATCCCCAACAGGTTCTGTGGCATTTCATCATCCAGCTGATTTAGTATGACAAAAGGGCGTGGCACTTGATTTTGTTGAATACGCTGATGAAAGTCCTTCATATATCTCCAGGTGCCCTGTAAGAAAGCTTATCATTTAATATAATGTTACTTCTTCTCTGCACTCTTACTTCTTTATAATCTTTTGGATCCTCGTTGAGTTCATTTCCCATTGCAATGAGTTCCTCATGAAGCAAAGGTTTGTGTACTTGTAGCAGTAAGTCCAGGAGAAAACGCTGACGACCTTCCCTCTGATTGTATTCCTTTTTTGTTAATCTTAAGTTTTGTCTAAAAGTGGGCAGCATCCAAGGACTGCCGAAACTTTCTATTCCATCACTCAGAGCGAGTAAACAAAGGCAGACATACGTTAATCTGAACATTTTGTCTCGGAATGGTCAGTGACTTGAGGTGGCTTCTGTATATATAGACGTAAATACTTATATTATGTTCTGAGTTAAAGGTTGTCGTATTGTTGCAGATAACAAACCATGCACTGAGTTATCTCTGCTATTGCTACTTTTTTGGGCATTCACATTGATGAATGAAAGAATTGGGATAAGTTTACGATTTGATTCAATAATggtatttaatttcttttttaaaatattaattttaatattatatactagctttaatttgttaaaataaaataaataaataaatttcttaGTCACCTAAAACTCATAAATATGTATACTGCTCTAAGACGTTGTCCTCATCGTCATCCGTCGTGAAAAGCCTTGAGAGATGCAGATTGCTGCTCGTCGTCTCCAAGATATCATCGAAACTTCTCACCAGCTCCGAGAAAGTGGGCCGCGCACTAGAGTCCATTAGCCAGCACTGTAGCATTATCACGTAGATGTTCAGTGAGCACTTTTCCGGCTTCACCATGCGCTGACCCGTTATCAGGAAGCTATAGAGATCCTCGGCGGTTAGGATGTTATGGTACGGCTGATCCCCATAGGTCATCATCTCCCACAGCAACACTCCGAAGCTCCACACGTCGCTACGAGAGTCGTACTTCTGCTCTTTCAGCGACTCGGGTGCCATCCACTTGATGGGAAGCAGTCCGATGGCGCACTTCCGGTAGTAGTCCGCATCTTGAATATCCCTCGCCAGCCCAAAGTCGGCGATCTTCATCACATAGCCATCGCTGACGAGGACATTTCGGGCCGCCAAATCGCGATGGATGCACTAAAATTAACATTGaattaaaacaattaattaagaTGGTTATTCAATtgtataaaattatatatcaaCCTTCGGCTGTACCTTTTACCCTTTATTTACCTTTCGTGAGGCGAGGTACTCCATCCCTCGGGCAATTTGAAAAGCAAACTGCGTGAGCTCCTTCTCGCCCAGCTGCTTTGTCGGCATCAGAGGCCTGTCATCCACATATCCATCGGAACGGGTCCGCATCTCTCTAACGCCCAAGCGACTCTTCTTGAGGAAATTCTTGAGGTTTCCATGTGGAGCATACTCCACTATCACCCACAACGGTCCACCCTGACTGCAGCAGCCCAGCAGGTTGATGATGTTGATGTGCTTG
Encoded here:
- the LOC119553443 gene encoding fat-body protein 1 isoform X1, translated to MFRLTYVCLCLLALSDGIESFGSPWMLPTFRQNLRLTKKEYNQREGRQRFLLDLLLQVHKPLLHEELIAMGNELNEDPKDYKEGTWRYMKDFHQRIQQNQVPRPFVILNQLDDEMPQNLLGIYRFLTMAKDWYSFQRNACYARMHFHPLLFVNALQMAVGDREDTKDLRVPAMYEVLPQLYFEKEVILAAQEIAWHQLTPIRIVTPKRRWKDILLGHFNPSQPWTPEEPLPTEPLIIDNERQLAHLSLDLELNLHWSNLINRLVIAIEEGKERINEPIIIDGDRLVAFRGSFDEDNYINNVAMRPYDSQYYLHNLQQFVGALTMEDLATGEKSMDLIDPPLMTTGGVPYKGTSLNAKAVKRILDLTLEDLRNEIDLAVKHNNHTSDNLSIAGQMVATNYLHICRQLSLAVNGQGLNQPNMLGLATANLRDPIYRSLLFRLNEMLKSYEHQDLSKVEEGMVSPKILNTNVSRLVTYEEKVDIDLINLIDQQLLQSHRNNLQFLRRHLVARQRRLNHDPFSISLDIMAPVDMTFQTRMYFTLPNQLGTRLHLDSFKCSLKKGKNQIERLFPSANTGPTLSELYEADFPLADVTSSNRFPPHLLLPRGTRDGLKLQLLVELTAWTGSELEFDGVSVPVLAETLKDVIIFHHQA
- the LOC119553443 gene encoding fat-body protein 1 isoform X2, which translates into the protein MKDFHQRIQQNQVPRPFVILNQLDDEMPQNLLGIYRFLTMAKDWYSFQRNACYARMHFHPLLFVNALQMAVGDREDTKDLRVPAMYEVLPQLYFEKEVILAAQEIAWHQLTPIRIVTPKRRWKDILLGHFNPSQPWTPEEPLPTEPLIIDNERQLAHLSLDLELNLHWSNLINRLVIAIEEGKERINEPIIIDGDRLVAFRGSFDEDNYINNVAMRPYDSQYYLHNLQQFVGALTMEDLATGEKSMDLIDPPLMTTGGVPYKGTSLNAKAVKRILDLTLEDLRNEIDLAVKHNNHTSDNLSIAGQMVATNYLHICRQLSLAVNGQGLNQPNMLGLATANLRDPIYRSLLFRLNEMLKSYEHQDLSKVEEGMVSPKILNTNVSRLVTYEEKVDIDLINLIDQQLLQSHRNNLQFLRRHLVARQRRLNHDPFSISLDIMAPVDMTFQTRMYFTLPNQLGTRLHLDSFKCSLKKGKNQIERLFPSANTGPTLSELYEADFPLADVTSSNRFPPHLLLPRGTRDGLKLQLLVELTAWTGSELEFDGVSVPVLAETLKDVIIFHHQA